Proteins co-encoded in one Brassica oleracea var. oleracea cultivar TO1000 chromosome C4, BOL, whole genome shotgun sequence genomic window:
- the LOC106339462 gene encoding transcription factor bHLH130-like has translation MDSNTQNHLYDPNHVSSSSGSGLLRFRSAPSSVLAASVDDNDETVFNSNEFENKSPASYAASPPPQQEPSSFLGLPPHYPKQSNGMMMMNTIGLDQFLSMNNHHHTRPAESHLLRQSSSPAGMFTNLSDQNGYGYVGEEEEEEESPSLPNGLRRHSSLSSRPPSSLGMFSQIPEIDSESVQFSHWNDPSSFIDNLSSLKRETENDGKLFHGAQIMSHRLSLAKSASDVGSVDKYLQLQDSVPCKVRAKRGCATHPRSIAERVRRTKISERMRKLQELVPNMDKQTNTSDMLDLAVDYIKDLQRQYKILNENRANCKCVNKEKNLI, from the exons ATGGATTCAAATACTCAAAACCATCTCTACGACCCGAATCACGTATCTTCTTCTTCCGGGTCGGGTCTTCTTCGCTTTAGATCTGCGCCAAGCTCTGTTCTCGCCGCTTCCGTAGACGACAACGACGAGACTGTGTTCAACTCAAATGAGTTCGAGAACAAGTCTCCTGCTTCATACGCCGCCTCTCCTCCGCCGCAGCAAGAGCCGTCGAGCTTCCTGGGTCTGCCGCCGCACTACCCAAAACAGAGTAACGGGATGATGATGATGAACACGATTGGTTTGGATCAGTTTCTGAGTATGAATAATCATCATCACACGAGACCAGCTGAATCACATCTTCTCCGGCAAAGCAGCTCGCCCGCCGGGATGTTCACAAACCTCTCCGATCAAAACG GTTATGGTTACGTTGGTGAAGAAGAAGAAGAGGAAGAGAGTCCATCTCTTCCCAACGGGTTAAGACGCCATAGCAGCCTCTCTTCAAGGCCACCTTCTTCTCTGGGAATGTTCTCTCAGATACCTGAAATAGACTCGGAGAGTGTTCAATTTAGCCATTGGAATGATCCGTCCAGCTTCATTGATAACTTGTCCTCTCTCAAAAGAGAAACAGAGAACGATGGAAAGTTGTTTCACGGAGCTCAG ATAATGTCGCATCGTTTGAGTCTAGCGAAGTCAGCCTCGGACGTGGGTTCAGTGGATAAGTATCTGCAGCTACAAGACTCTGTTCCTTGTAAAGTTAGAGCCAAACGTGGCTGCGCCACACATCCTCGAAGCATTGCTGAACGG GTAAGAAGAACGAAGATAAGCGAAAGAATGAGGAAACTACAAGAGCTTGTTCCTAACATGGACAAG CAAACGAACACTTCAGATATGTTGGATTTAGCTGTGGATTACATCAAAGATTTACAAAGACAGTACAAG ATTCTAAACGAGAACAGAGCTAACTGCAAGTGTGTGAACAAGGAGAAGAATTTGATATAG
- the LOC106342069 gene encoding transcription factor bHLH48 encodes MNHLNQMFGVSSGAGPYRESPMTGLESINFSDEIQQLAATLPPENTGSFTALLEMPATQAVELFTSSSQAAGNIAPPTLHPFRRLNLPPDLSVIAAEQNGNFSGESVAPSSFSGRVKPEPDETDSSQRFVSHPTVENQNRNKRKERGKKKVKSSMKKTKSSEEEAEKLPYVHVRARRGQATDNHSLAERARREKINARMKLLQELVPGCDKIQGTALVLDEIINHVQSLQHQVEMLSMRLAAVNPRTDFNLDSILASQNGSLMDGSFNGESYHQLQQWSLDGYHQPAWGREEDHHEGNFLMGSATLHPNQVKMEL; translated from the exons ATGAATCATCTGAACCAAATGTTCGGAGTTAGCTCCGGCGCTGGGCCGTACCGAGAGTCACCGATGACCGGACTCGAATCGATCAATTTCAGCGACGAAATCCAGCAACTGGCGGCGACGTTACCGCCGGAGAACACCGGTTCCTTCACAGCTCTGCTCGAGATGCCGGCGACTCAGGCCGTGGAGCTTTTCACTTCGTCTTCTCAGGCCGCCGGAAACATCGCTCCTCCTACTCTCCACCCGTTCCGGAGATTGAATCTTCCCCCGGACCTCTCGGTGATCGCTGCAGAGCAAAACGGAAACTTCTCCGGCGAGTCCGTGGCACCTTCGAGCTTCAGCGGTAGAGTCAAGCCCGAGCCTGATGAGACCGATTCATCTCAGCGGTTCGTTTCTCATCCAACGGTGGAGAATCAGAATCGTAACAAGAGGAAAGAACGTGGGAAGAAGAAG GTCAAAAGCTCGATGAAGAAGACCAAGAGCTCTGAAGAAGAAGCAGAGAAGCTTCCGTACGTTCACGTTAGAGCTCGTCGTGGTCAAGCTACTGATAATCATAGCTTAGCAGAACGA GCAAGAAGGGAGAAGATAAACGCACGAATGAAGCTGCTACAGGAACTAGTCCCAGGCTGTGACAAG ATTCAGGGCACTGCATTGGTGCTGGATGAAATCATTAACCATGTGCAATCTTTACAGCATCAAGTAGAG ATGCTATCTATGAGACTTGCTGCAGTGAACCCCAGAACCGACTTCAATCTCGACAGCATATTGGCTTCACAA AACGGTTCTCTAATGGATGGTAGCTTCAACGGAGAGTCTTATCATCAGCTGCAACAGTGGTCTCTCGATGGTTACCACCAACCAGCATGGGGGAGAGAAGAGGATCATCATGAAGGCAATTTCTTGATGGGTTCAGCTACTTTGCACCCAAATCAGGTGAAAATGGAGCTATAA
- the LOC106342070 gene encoding uncharacterized protein LOC106342070 yields MPPSSTQSLTVAAAKTLRNRIFSRSGSTSAGPSRWATPGHEERPKGYFMNRTPPPPGQSRKWEDWELPCYITSFLTIVILGVGLNAKPDLSIETWAHQKALERLEMERLAGDSSD; encoded by the coding sequence ATGCCGCCGTCGTCGACGCAGTCATTGACCGTCGCAGCAGCGAAGACGCTACGAAACCGGATCTTCTCCAGGTCCGGATCCACATCCGCCGGCCCGAGCCGCTGGGCCACGCCGGGCCACGAGGAGCGGCCCAAGGGCTACTTCATGAACCGCACTCCTCCGCCGCCGGGGCAGTCGCGCAAATGGGAGGATTGGGAGCTTCCTTGTTACATCACGAGCTTCCTCACGATCGTCATCCTCGGGGTCGGGCTCAACGCCAAACCTGATCTCTCGATCGAGACCTGGGCTCATCAGAAGGCCCTGGAACGTCTCGAGATGGAGAGGCTCGCCGGAGATTCATCCGATTGA
- the LOC106342068 gene encoding uncharacterized protein LOC106342068: protein MMKGRTTNNVQSKRSTKNGRKDQKLQKKNSQKRLSEQEKHKDLNANEDSNNLPTVLASDSTTHSDPSEAYETVDVRYLDDVTESKEKDHSVNGSKDDDEEEEEVKDAREGVNADVWEDASNGALSAGSENESPNVTENSGEHFEEEKIKHLEARIERLEEELREVASLEISLYSVVPDHSSSAHKLHTPARRLSRIYIHACKHLTREKRARIATNSVSGLVLVARSCGNDVSRLTFWLSNIISLREIISQAFGKSHESNGGAEKKGLQKLLEDWQETETFTTSLEKIEHWVFTRIVESVWWQVFTPYMQSPESNSSEKQGAFSISLWNSAFREALQRLCPVRGAGHECGCLPVLARMVMEKCISRFDVAMFNAILRESEHQIPTDPVSDPILDSKVVPIPAGELSFGSGAQLKNAIGNWSRCLTKMFGMNNEDDDESEGSDSSKAFVLLNELSDLLMLPKDMLMESSIREEICPSINLLLIKRILCNFTPDEFCPDHVPGAVLEELNSADSDGDGKLLLEESFPYAASSVSYTPPSTMDVGEKVANLTGKMSRNVSMIQRKGYTSDEELEELDSPLTSIVDDSSDFTDSATSNERYKLLRQVWF, encoded by the exons ATGATGAAGGGGAGAACAACCAACAATGTCCAGTCAAAGCGATCGACCAAGAACGGAAGAAAAGATCAGAAGCTGCAGAAGAAGAATAGCCAGAAAAGATTGTCAGAACAAGAGAAACACAAGGACTTAAACGCTAACGAAGATTCTAACAATCTCCCTACAGTACTAGCTAGTGATTCAACCACACACTCAGATCCATCTGAGGCTTACGAGACCGTAGATGTCCGTTACTTGGATGATGTAACAGAGAGTAAAGAGAAAGATCACAGTGTAAATGGATCCAAAGATGATGATGAAGAAGAAGAAGAAGTTAAAGATGCTCGGGAAGGTGTCAATGCCGATGTATGGGAAGATGCTTCGAATGGTGCTCTTAGTGCTGGAAGCGAGAACGAGTCCCCTAATGTAACAGAGAACAGTGGTGAACACTTTGAGGAAGAGAAGATCAAACATCTCGAGGCAAGAATCGAGAGACTTGAAGAGGAGCTTAGAGAAGTTGCCTCACTCGAGATATCTCTCTACTCTGTTGTTCCGGACCATTCTAGCTCCGCGCACAAGCTTCACACGCCAGCTAGGCGTCTTTCCAGAATCTACATCCATGCCTGTAAGCATCTCACTCGTGAAAAGCGTGCTAGGATCGCTACGAACTCTGTTTCTGGTCTTGTTTTGGTTGCCAGATCTTGTGGGAATGATGTTTCAAG GTTGACCTTTTGGTTATCAAACATCATATCTCTAAGGGAGATCATTTCACAAGCCTTTGGTAAGTCGCATGAGTCAAATGGTGGTGCAGAGAAGAAAGGTCTCCAAAAGCTTTTGGAGGATTGGCAAGAAACTGAAACGTTTACTACTTCACTCGAGAAAATCGAACACTGGGTCTTCACTAGAATCGTTGAATCTGTTTGGTGGCAG GTCTTTACTCCTTATATGCAATCCCCTGAAAGCAACTCATCTGAGAAGCAAGGAGCCTTTTCTATTAGCCTGTGGAACAGTGCTTTCAGAGAAGCTCTGCAACGGCTTTGTCCTGTGAGAGGCGCGGGGCATGAATGTGGCTGCTTACCTGTTTTGGCTAGAATG GTGATGGAGAAGTGTATCAGTAGATTCGATGTAGCTATGTTCAATGCTATTCTGCGGGAGTCAGAACATCAGATTCCAACTGATCCGGTCTCTGATCCTATTCTTGATTCCAAAGTTGTGCCTATTCCTGCTGGAGAGTTGAGCTTTGGATCAGGAGCACAACTCAAAAATGCG ATTGGTAACTGGTCTAGATGCCTCACTAAAATGTTCGGCATGAACAACGAAGATGATGATGAAAGTGAAGGCAGTGATAGTAGTAAAGCTTTTGTATTGTTAAATGAACTTAGTGATCTTCTTATGCTCCCAAAAGACATGCTAATGGAGAGTTCCATTAGAGAAGAG ATATGTCCATCGATCAATCTTTTACTAATCAAAAGAATACTCTGCAACTTCACTCCTGATGAGTTCTGTCCAGATCATGTACCAGGAGCTGTCCTAGAAGAGCTCAACTCTGCTGAC AGCGATGGTGATGGGAAGCTGCTATTAGAAGAAAGCTTCCCTTATGCAGCTTCCTCAGTTTCTTACACGCCTCCGTCGACCATGGATGTAGGAGAGAAAGTTGCAAATCTTACAGGGAAAATGTCAAGGAATGTGTCTATGATACAGAGAAAAGGGTACACGAGCGACGAGGAGCTTGAGGAACTGGACTCTCCTCTTACATCCATCGTAGACGATTCAAGTGACTTTACTGATTCAGCGACCTCAAATGAAAGATACAAGCTTCTTAGACAAGTGTGGTTTTAG
- the LOC106337830 gene encoding non-functional pseudokinase ZED1-like: MDEHGGVCSDNRQQQLPWSVRLKITKEVANAVTYLHTAFPRIIVHREIKPTNVFLDKNWTAKLSDFSFSISLRPEGKSWIEDKVMGTAGFIDPSYFSTGIVSGYTDVFSFGILSLVILSGRPAVFAGSFGFSESIHDYMRVLHEKGELFLELGDEFGGKSMYTFLEMALRCCEKRKEDRPKMIEVAKEIKLIEKSLDVASRKYKDKGGKKVYLA, translated from the coding sequence ATGGATGAGCATGGAGGTGTTTGTAGTGATAACAGACAACAACAATTGCCTTGGAGTGTTAGGTTGAAGATTACAAAAGAAGTTGCTAACGCTGTGACTTATCTTCACACTGCGTTTCCGAGGATCATTGTACACAGAGAGATAAAGCCGACCAATGTGTTCTTGGACAAGAACTGGACAGCTAAGCTGTCTGATTTCTCATTCTCTATATCTCTCCGGCCTGAAGGTAAGTCATGGATTGAAGATAAAGTGATGGGAACAGCTGGATTCATTGATCCGTCTTATTTCTCTACGGGTATAGTGTCTGGATACACTGATGTATTCAGCTTTGGAATCCTTTCGTTGGTTATTCTGAGTGGTAGACCTGCTGTGTTCGCTGGATCATTCGGATTTTCTGAAAGTATTCATGATTATATGAGAGTTTTGCATGAGAAAGGAGAGTTGTTCTTGGAACTCGGTGATGAGTTTGGTGGAAAATCGATGTATACATTTCTTGAGATGGCTTTGAGATGCTGCGAGAAGAGGAAAGAAGACAGACCAAAGATGATTGAAGTGGCGAAAGAGATTAAGCTGATAGAGAAGTCACTAGATGTTGCATCAAGAAAGTATAAAGACAAAGGTGGTAAGAAAGTTTACTTAGCCTAA
- the LOC106340920 gene encoding 50S ribosomal protein L31, chloroplastic-like, translating to MAVSLPNSFLLINPCAPSLVIKKPVKAASIGANRGSKPAVVQVTCRKKDMHPEFHEDAKVYCNGELVMTTGGTKKEYVVDVWSGNHPFYLGNRSALMVDADQVEKFRKRFAGLSEIMEIPVLKGEIVLPTKKNKGAGKGKKK from the exons ATGGCGGTTTCTCTCCCTAACTCGTTTCTCCTGATCAATCCATGTGCTCCTTCTCTCGTAATCAAAAAG CCGGTTAAGGCGGCATCGATTGGCGCTAACCGGGGAAGTAAACCGGCGGTGGTTCAAGTGACCTGCAGGAAGAAGGATATGCACCCAGAATTTCACGAGGACGCCAAGGTTTACTGCAACGGAGAGCTCGTGATGACCACCGGAGGGACTAAGAAAGAGTACGTAGTCGATGTTTGGTCTGGTAACCATCCGTTTTACCTCGGGAACCGCTCGGCTTTGATGGTTGATGCTGATCAAGTTGAGAAGTTCAGGAAGAGGTTCGCGGGGTTGTCGGAGATTATGGAGATTCCTGTTTTGAAAGGAGAGATCGTGTTGCCCACGAAGAAAAATAAAGGTGCTGGTAAAGGGAAGAAGAAATGA
- the LOC106340924 gene encoding RING-H2 finger protein ATL40-like has product MSSDRNSDHVIEPDRLFWQNTASYNGSSKILLVTIVAFSIIIIIVFTYHLYERFILRRRRSTFQGRSFTVVTQPPKRGLGKVAIASLPTFVVGVNGDDVPATECAVCLALLEEKDTARMLPNCKHVFHMTCVDTWLTTHSTCPICRTEVEPSQRLEPEPREGPVGDGASSSEYKSSGSTVVRLDSFRRILTRERSLDRNDHSRVDQDRVVDLERQ; this is encoded by the coding sequence ATGAGCTCTGACAGAAACAGTGATCATGTAATCGAACCCGACCGTTTGTTCTGGCAAAACACGGCTTCTTACAATGGCAGCAGCAAGATTTTACTCGTAACCATCGTAGCTTTCTCTATTATTATCATCATCGTCTTTACTTATCATCTATACGAAAGATTCATCCTCCGCCGCCGTAGATCCACCTTCCAAGGCCGCTCTTTCACAGTTGTTACTCAGCCGCCCAAACGTGGCCTCGGCAAAGTTGCCATTGCTTCTCTCCCTACATTTGTGGTTGGAGTCAACGGTGATGACGTACCAGCTACGGAATGTGCGGTGTGCCTAGCCTTGTTGGAGGAGAAAGATACGGCGAGGATGTTACCGAACTGCAAGCATGTTTTCCATATGACATGCGTTGACACATGGCTCACCACACACTCTACTTGCCCCATTTGTAGAACTGAAGTCGAGCCGAGTCAAAGGCTTGAGCCTGAGCCAAGAGAAGGGCCAGTTGGTGACGGTGCATCTTCCTCGGAGTACAAGAGTAGCGGGTCAACGGTTGTGCGGTTAGATTCGTTTCGGAGGATTTTGACAAGGGAAAGATCTTTGGACAGGAACGATCATTCTCGCGTTGACCAAGATCGTGTAGTAGATCTTGAAAGACAATGA
- the LOC106339335 gene encoding RING-H2 finger protein ATL40-like gives MSSDNINNDHGTDPDFWQNAASYHGSSKILIVIILVFSIFILVVCAYHLYPRFVLRGGRRSTFQGHSLTLVTQPPKHGLDIVVIDSLPTFVVGVNGDHDVSATTECAVCLALLEEKDTARMLPNCKHVFHVTCVDTWLATHSTCPICRTDVEPSHRLEPEPREGPVGDGASSSDYKSGGSTVVRLDSFRRILTRERSSDRNDHSRVDQDRVLDLERQ, from the coding sequence ATGAGCTCTGACAACATAAATAATGATCACGGAACCGATCCCGACTTCTGGCAAAACGCGGCTTCTTACCATGGCAGCAGCAAGATTTTAATTGTCATCATCCTTGTTTTCTCTATTTTCATCCTCGTAGTCTGCGCTTATCATCTATACCCAAGATTCGTTCTCCGCGGCGGCCGTAGATCCACCTTCCAAGGCCACTCTCTCACCCTTGTTACTCAGCCGCCCAAACATGGCCTCGACATAGTTGTCATTGATTCTCTTCCTACATTCGTGGTTGGAGTCAACGGTGATCATGACGTCTCGGCGACGACGGAATGTGCGGTGTGTCTAGCCTTGTTGGAAGAGAAAGATACGGCGAGGATGTTACCGAACTGCAAACACGTTTTCCACGTGACATGCGTTGACACATGGCTCGCAACGCACTCCACTTGTCCCATTTGTAGAACTGATGTCGAGCCGAGTCATAGACTTGAGCCTGAGCCAAGAGAAGGGCCAGTTGGTGATGGTGCATCTTCGTCGGATTACAAGAGTGGCGGGTCAACGGTTGTGCGGTTAGATTCGTTTCGGAGGATTTTGACAAGGGAAAGATCTTCGGACAGGAACGATCATTCTCGCGTTGACCAAGATCGTGTATTAGATCTTGAAAGACAATGA